A single genomic interval of Coccidioides posadasii str. Silveira chromosome 1, complete sequence harbors:
- a CDS encoding uncharacterized protein (EggNog:ENOG410PIA4~COG:P~TransMembrane:10 (i50-69o81-100i121-142o154-172i179-203o223-242i254-276o296-314i326-346o352-372i)~BUSCO:9274at33183) has protein sequence MSPIDEEVVRDATKPETVDSCDPEKQGGTCVRGKSVPESLFKGLGIIDRFLAVWIFLAMAIGIILGNFVPNTGPALQRGTFVGVSIPIAVGLLVMMYPILCKVQYETLHRVFKTREIWIQIGFSIVLNWIIAPLFMLGLAWAFLPDEPELREGLILVGLARCIAMVLIWTGLAGGDNDYCAILVAINSLLQMVLFAPLAVLFVKVISNSSDQVSVSYSIVAKSVAVFLGIPLGAAIVTRFALRSLAGSKWYDNVFLKWAGPWSLIGLLFTILVLFASQGEQVVHQIVSVVRVAAPLIVYFVVIFFCTLIVAYRLGFGYKLSATQSFTAASNNFELAIAVAVATFGAQSDQALASTVGPLIEVPVLLGLVYVVKFIAKRVGWNA, from the exons ATGTCGCCAATCGATGAGGAAGTCGTTCGCGATGCTACTAAACCGGAGACCGTGGACAGCTGCGACCCCGAGAAGCAAGGCGGGACATGTGTTCGTGGAAAATCGGTCCCAGAGTCTCTTTTCAAAGGGCTGGGTATTATAGATCGGTTTCTGGCCGTCTGGATATTCCTCGCCATGGCAATCGGTATTATCCTCGGAAATTTTGTTCCAAATACGGGCCCAGCATTGCAAAGGGGAACTTTTGTTGGTGTCTCCATACCTATAG CGGTCGGGCTACTCGTTATGATGTATCCCATCTTGTGCAAAGTGCAGTACGAAACTCTGCACCGAGTTTTCAAGACGCGAGAAATCTGGATCCAAATCGGCTTTAGCATCGTTTTGAACTGGATAATTGCGCCACTTTTTATG TTGGGTCTCGCGTGGGCTTTTCTTCCCGATGAACCTGAACTTAGGGAAGGTCTGATTTTAGTAGGATTGGCGCGATGCATCGCCATG GTTCTGATCTGGACCGGCCTTGCCGGGGGCGATAATGACTACTGCGCGATCCTTGTGGCGATCAACTCGTTACTTCAGATGGTTCTCTTCGCCCCGCTGGCCGTCCTATTTGTAAAAGTGATTAGCAATTCTAGCGACCAAGTCAGCGTCTCCTACTCCATCGTCGCCAAAAGCGTTGCCGTATTTTTGGGAATTCCTCTCGGAGCCGCCATCGTCACCAGATTCGCACTTCGGAGTCTCGCCGGATCAAAGTGGTATGACAACGTCTTCCTCAAATGGGCAGGACCATGGTCCCTCATTGGACTGCTATTCACCATACTAGTCCTCTTTGCCTCGCAGGGAGAGCAAGTAGTGCACCAGATCGTCTCTGTTGTTCGCGTGGCTGCTCCCTTAATTGTGTATTTTGTCGTGATCTTCTTTTGCACTCTGATCGTGGCGTACCGACTGGGCTTCGGATACAAACTATCTGCGACTCAAAGCTTCACCGCGGCGAGTAACAATTTCGAACTTGCCATTGCTGTGGCCGTAGCGACATTTGGGGCTCAGAGTGACCAAGCTTTAGCCTCCACTGTCGGTCCACTCATTGAGGTTCCAGTGCTTTTAGGGCTGGTATACGTTGTGAAGTTCATTGCAAAGAGAGTTGGATGGAACGCCTAA
- the HUL4 gene encoding Putative E3 ubiquitin-protein ligase (EggNog:ENOG410PH0X~COG:O~TransMembrane:1 (o892-913i)~BUSCO:670at33183) yields MAPSTSKADRSSPFPGGIISETISTLGPDDANAAGDGRFLTRNDGRQILTFRPSLPTMSRRTHSRSLSNPFPSLFGGRKKAEQHANQNSLLDVVDDESTQLSRSVSPNRQQDLNPPDHNVIRRCMMCDHSNSFPSGKRGFRCGKCTTVNDLEPCHSSRLLQIPSGDGKEASGLAGKRKVSVEKTRNIIDHCLRSFFSNQLKSLGLDPLTGPDLPVTRRRGASESSLGTYRHEPPRHDAVGDLSTKKAEPTFEFGKYPDGVCQSTIPQSPKELPIQTKRKPVPSSSTVPSFDPQTHDQNQRQNISRPTLQSGGYIFRVLEDYIYASFDDCDTLNNSFLTPGSRHPRAASEGTPLRKSPENSPSPPNGSPHFQLDGKTLRLGDIAENGSWWAGTRPTRHRSINDNQNTRPNNTHSGLVSFKSPRINWPELSEWYHLVIHAGDCWRTAWHLMKPTNTDELLKWEAVELSGLEKLISESEFHLRTVLLKATEKLLQRPKRPLERPEDTRFLLILLVNPLLYPSSSSPRKPSAQLMVPGSGDRSRSSMPADRVPVPRRSHSALSNKAIAPSDRRSVIIKRIIGLLSNLPGECHHSLVSWFSRLSENQFRRLVDLVGSFVTYRLSKGSRRRPSKSVNIEDNIEEFVPTFSGPSSTTSAQLHSALQRDNATKPSSSEHKTVAYSDDWQMRAAARVMALLFRANHSSHRRRSPHSASYPPLNGQHEVHDHLHMIPISTFYNTLLDYSDLITDFEAWESRTGKFTFCQYSFFLSIWAKIRILEHDARRQMEAKAREAFFDNILGRRGTSQYLVLKVRRECLVEDSLRGVSEVVGSGQEEIKKGLRIEFVGEEGVDAGGLRKEWFLSLVREVFDPLNGSFLYDNDSRYCYFNPYCFESSEQFFLVGVVLGLAIYNSTILDVAFPPFAFRKLLASARPNNVPTLSTPYQPFRCTLDDLAEYRPALAKGLRQLLEYDGDVEETFCQDFVIQVERYGETIEVPLCPGGEKRPVTNSNRWEFVDLYVKYMLDDAVSRQFEPFKRGFFTVCGGNALHLFRPEEIELLVRGSDEALDIPSLRAVAVYEHWPTANPDRDPVVNWFWEFFTRVNPQDQRKILSFITGSDRIPAMGATNLVICLLYLGQDSERFPIARTCFNMLSLYRYKTRQKLESKLWRAVVESEGFGLK; encoded by the exons ATGGCCCCGTCGACATCGAAAGCTGACCGTTCGTCACCATTCCCTGGTGGGATAATATCTGAAACCATCTCCACGCTGGGCCCGGACGACGCTAATGCTGCTGGTGATGGGAGATTCCTGACTCGCAACGACGGCCGTCAGATCCTCACTTTCCGACCATCACTCCCAACAATGTCCCGGCGTACACACTCACGCTCCTTGAGCAATCCAtttccttctctctttgGGGGAAGGAAGAAAGCCGAACAGCACGCCAACCAGAACTCCCTTCTTGATGTCGTTGACGATGAATCCACCCAGCTTTCTCGATCAGTGAGCCCAAACAGACAGCAAGATTTAAACCCACCAGATCATAATGTGATTCGCAGATGCATGATGTGTGATCATTCTAACTCATTTCCTTCAGGGAAAAGGGGCTTCAGGTGTGGAAAGTGCACGACAGTGAACGATTTAGAACCTTGCCATTCATCTCGACTTCTTCAGATTCCTTCAGGAGATGGAAAGGAAGCCAGCGGCCTGGCGGGCAAGAGAAAAG TGTCTGTGGAGAAAACAAGGAATATCATTGATCACTGCCTGCGGTCGTTCTTCAGTAACCAGCTCAAGAGCTTGGGGCTTGATCCATTGACTGGCCCTGATCTGCCAGTGACTCGAAGGCGTGGAGCGTCGGAGAGTAGCTTAGGCACTTATCGTCATGAACCCCCCCGGCATGATGCTGTTGGTGACCTTTCTACTAAGAAAGCTGAGCCTACATTCGAATTTGGCAAATATCCTGACGGCGTTTGCCAGTCTACCATACCTCAGTCCCCGAAAGAGCTGCCTATACAGACCAAACGCAAGCCGGTTCCAAGTAGTTCGACAGTTCCGAGCTTTGATCCTCAGACTCATGACCAAAATCAACGACAAAATATTTCCAGACCAACTTTACAGAGTGGTGGATATATATTTCGTGTACTTGAAGACTACATTTATGCTTCTTTCGATGACTGTGACACGCTGAACAATTCCTTTCTAACGCCAGGATCGCGTCATCCACGAGCTGCCAGTGAAGGAACTCCACTGAGGAAAAGCCCAGAGAATTCACCCTCTCCTCCGAACGGCTCACCGCACTTTCAGCTGGACGGGAAAACCCTTCGTCTAGGTGATATTGCCGAAAACGGAAGTTGGTGGGCTGGAACGCGTCCAACACGGCATAGGTCGATAAACGATAATCAGAATACGAGGCCAAATAACACACACAGTGGGCTTGTGAGCTTCAAAAGCCCTCGAATAAATTGGCCCGAACTCTCGGAGTGGTATCATTTGGTGATCCATGCCGGCGATTGCTGGCGTACTGCGTGGCACCTTATGAAACCTACCAATACAGATGAGCTTCTAAAATGGGAAGCAGTGGAATTGTCGGGGTTAGAAAAATTAATCTCTGAATCTGAATTTCATTTAAGAACAGTGCTGCTTAAAGCAACTGAGAAGCTCCTTCAACGGCCGAAACGGCCACTGGAACGCCCGGAAGACACTCGGTTTCTATTAATTCTCCTCGTTAACCCATTGCTATATCCTAGCAGTTCTAGTCCTCGAAAACCATCTGCTCAACTGATGGTTCCTGGTTCTGGTGACCGATCGAGATCGAGCATGCCGGCGGACAGGGTACCAGTGCCGAGAAGAAGCCATTCGGCACTTTCAAACAAGGCCATTGCGCCGAGCGACCGTCGCTCTGTGATTATAAAGAGAATTATCGGCCTCCTTTCCAACCTACCAGGTGAATGTCATCATTCACTGGTATCCTGGTTTTCGAGGCTTTCTGAGAATCAATTCCGACGGCTAGTTGATCTCGTCGGTAGTTTTGTCACTTACCGGCTAAGTAAAGGCTCCAGGCGGCGACCGAGTAAGTCGGTAAACATCGAGGATAATATCGAAGAGTTTGTACCTACATTTTCTGGCCCTAGCTCTACCACGTCGGCGCAGCTACATTCAGCATTGCAACGAGATAATGCGACCAAACCATCGAGCTCTGAGCATAAGACTGTCGCTTACAGTGACGATTGGCAAATGAGAGCAGCCGCTCGCGTGATGGCTTTATTGTTTCGTGCGAATCACTCGAGCCATAGAAGGAGATCTCCCCACTCGGCTTCATACCCTCCGTTGAATGGACAACACGAAGTCCATGATCACTTACATATGATTCCGATAAGTACTTTCTATAACACATTGCTCGATTACTCTGATTTGATCACGGACTTTGAGGCCTGGGAATCACGAACTGGAAAGTTCACATTTTGCCAGTACTCCTTTTTCCTTAGCATTTGGGCGAAAATACGAATTCTGGAGCATGACGCTCGTCGTCAGATGGAGGCGAAAGCGCGCGAAGCATTTTTTGACAACATTTTAGGACGCAGGGGAACCAGCCAGTATCTTGTGCTAAAAGTGCGAAGGGAATGCTTGGTTGAAGATAGCCTTCGTGGTGTCAGCGAAGTAGTTGGATCCGGGCAggaagagatcaagaaaggCCTTCGCATCGAGTTTGTTGGTGAAGAGGGCGTTGATGCTGGTGGCCTCCGTAAAGAGTGGTTCTTGTCGCTAGTACGGGAGGTGTTTGATCCCTTGAACG GCTCGTTTCTGTATGACAACGATTCCCGCTATTGCTATTTCAATCCTTATTGCTTTGAGTCGTCGGAACAGTTCTTTCTCGTGGGGGTTGTATTAGGGCTTGCGATTTATAACTCCACCATCCTTGATGTTGCCTTTCCACCATTTGCTTTTCGAAAACTGCTAGCCTCAGCAAGACCGAACAATGTCCCAACGTTATCAACGCCGTATCAACCTTTTAGGTGTACCTTGGATGACCTTGCGGAATATCGTCCAGCACTTGCTAAGGGTTTGCGACAGCTCCTTGAGTACGACGGTGATGTAGAGGAAACATTTTGTCAAGACTTTGTGATCCAGGTTGAGAGGTACGGTGAAACGATAGAGGTCCCCCTTTGTCCCGGTGGAGAGAAACGGCCGGTTACCAATTCCAATCGGTGGGAATTTGTTGATCTTTATGTCAAATACATGCTTGATGATGCTGTTTCTCGGCAGTTCGAGCCGTTCAAGCGAGGCTTTTTCACAGTATGCGGTGGCAATGCTCTTCACCTTTTTAGGCCTGAAGAGATCGAACTTTTGGTCCGTGGCTCGGATGAAGCTCTTGACATCCCTTCATTGCGGGCTGTGGCAGTTTATGAGCATTGGCCAACGGCCAATCCTGATAGAGACCCAGTCGTGAATTGGTTTTGGGAATTTTTTACTCGAGTTAACCCCCAAGACCAGCGCAAGATCCTCAGTTTCATTACTGGCAGTGACCGAATACCTGCCATGGGTGCAACTAACCTAGTAATATGCCTGCTTTATCTTGGACAGGATTCGGAAAGGTTCCCGATAGCGAGAACTTGCTTTAACATGTTGTCTCTATATCGGTATAAAACGCGACAGAAGCTGGAATCGAAACTGTGGCGAGCGGTAGTTGAAAGCGAAGGATTCGGTTTGAAATAA
- the NCS6 gene encoding nucleotidyltransferase (BUSCO:216661at4751~EggNog:ENOG410PFE0~COG:D~BUSCO:7173at33183): MPPTQCFNCKSARAVIIRPKNRHKLCKQCFLRIFETETHETITQSALFYPGERVAIGASGGKDSTVLASVLKTLNERYNYGLDLVLLSIDEGIKGYRDDSLETVKRNAVQYDMPLEIVSYGELYGWTMDQVVAEIGKKGNCTYCGVFRRQALDRGAAKLGIKHVVTGHNADDVAETVMMNLLRGDLPRLARGTYIVTGSSASEIKRSKPLKYAYEKEIVLYAHHKNLDYFSTECIYSPEAFRGSARTLIKDLEKIRPSSILDIVRSGEDMAELVPSEISTSATCASKNATSANAEDGTEDYSTGGCASQNGRSSGHEMAEMEKQLAENEAAQSRETEITLAALGKNKKKQLARTSHRNGSGSQKPLKVQTMGQCERCGYLSSQKICKACTLLEGLNKSRPQTSVDLVVGVEEEEGSSTLMRQMEQIQLSSG; the protein is encoded by the coding sequence ATGCCTCCTACGCAGTGTTTTAACTGCAAGTCCGCCCGAGCAGTTATCATCAGGCCCAAAAACCGCCACAAGCTATGCAAGCAGTGCTTTCTTCGTATTTTTGAGACCGAAACACACGAGACCATTACACAAAGCGCTTTATTTTATCCGGGCGAACGTGTCGCCATCGGCGCCAGCGGTGGCAAAGATAGCACAGTCCTTGCCTCCGTCCTAAAGACCCTCAACGAACGATACAACTACGGGCTTGACCTTGTCCTCCTATCCATCGACGAAGGCATCAAAGGGTACCGAGATGACAGTCTGGAAACTGTCAAGCGGAATGCGGTCCAGTACGATATGCCCTTGGAGATAGTCAGCTATGGCGAGTTGTACGGGTGGACGATGGACCAAGTTGTCGCGGAAAttgggaaaaaaggaaactgCACATACTGCGGGGTATTTCGTCGCCAGGCGCTAGATCGCGGAGCTGCGAAGCTCGGCATTAAACATGTTGTCACGGGGCATAACGCTGACGATGTCGCTGAGACGGTGATGATGAACCTCCTTCGGGGTGATTTACCGCGGTTGGCCCGGGGAACATACATTGTGACGGGGTCATCGGCCAGTGAAATAAAACGCAGTAAACCCTTGAAATACGCTTATGAGAAGGAGATTGTTTTATACGCACACCACAAGAACCTCGACTATTTCAGCACTGAGTGTATATATTCACCTGAAGCGTTTCGGGGCAGTGCCCGGACGCTGATCAAAGATCTGGAAAAAATACGGCCAAGTTCTATATTGGATATTGTTAGGAGCGGTGAAGATATGGCCGAGTTGGTACCATCAGAGATCAGTACTTCGGCCACTTGTGCATCAAAGAATGCGACTTCGGCCAATGCTGAAGATGGGACTGAAGACTACTCGACTGGCGGGTGCGCAAGTCAAAATGGAAGGAGCAGCGGTCATGAAATGGCAGAAATGGAGAAACAACTTGCTGAGAACGAAGCGGCCCAGTCTCGTGAGACCGAGATCACCCTTGCGGCTCTCggaaagaacaagaagaaacagCTCGCACGAACCAGCCATCGCAATGGATCTGGTAGCCAGAAACCGTTGAAGGTTCAAACGATGGGGCAATGCGAACGATGCGGATACCTCTCGAGCCAGAAAATTTGCAAGGCATGTACGTTACTCGAAGGATTGAATAAAAGCAGGCCTCAAACATCCGTCGATTTGGTCGTTGGCGttgaggaagaggaagggAGCTCGACTCTTATGCGACAGATGGAACAGATCCAGTTATCTAGTGGCTGA
- a CDS encoding uncharacterized protein (EggNog:ENOG410PIGG~COG:Q~BUSCO:8582at33183), whose product MASQLPKTMKALQYSKPEEYAIVNIPLPQLRENDVLIKVKACGVCGTDLHIHEGEFLAKFPLVPGHETVGVVAAMGPKVKGFTVGDRVVADNSELCGECFYCRRGEELLCEHFEAHGVTMNGGFAEYCAYPAGRVFKIQNLSDVDATLLEPASCAAHGLDKISPKMGSTVLMFGAGPTGLVLAQMLRLNGGCKVVIAAPEGLKMNLAKSLDAADEYIPLSRQDPSAQFEALKAANPYGFDIVVEATGSVKILEDAINYVRRGGKLVVYGVYANKDRVTWPPSKIFGDEITILGSFSETYKFPAAIDYLDSGKVRVGGIVNKVFKIEQWAECLESMRNKSAIKAAITFD is encoded by the exons ATGGCCTCCCAACTTCCAAAGACCATGAAAGCTCTTCA ATACTCCAAGCCGGAGGAATATGCCATTGTCAACATCCCATTGCCTCAGCTCCGTGAGAACGACGTATTG ATCAAGGTCAAGGCCTGCGGTGTCTGCGGAACTGATTTGCATATCCACGAGGGCGAATTCCTTGCCAAA TTCCCTCTTGTTCCCG GTCATGAAACTGTTGGCGTTGTTGCCGCCATGGGACCAAAGGTCAAGGGCTTCACCGTTGGCGACCGAGTCGTTGCCGATAACTCAGAGCTCTGTGGAGAATGTTTCTACTGCCGACGTGGCGAAGAATTGCTCTGCGAGCACTTTGAGGCTCACGGTGTCACCATGAATGGTGGCTTCGCCGAATACTGTGCCTATCCAG CTGGCCGAGTTTTCAAGATCCAGAACCTCTCAGATGTCGACGCTACCCTGTTGGAGCCTGCTTCCTGCGCTGCCCACGGCCTCGATAAGATTTCCCCCAAGATGGGTTCCACCGTGCTCATGTTCGGCGCTGGTCCAACCGGTCTT GTGCTTGCTCAAATGCTCCGTCTCAACGGTGGCTGCAAGGTCGTCATCGCTGCCCCTGAGGGTCTTAAGATGAACCTCGCCAAGTCCCTCGACGCGGCCGATGAATACATCCCGCTCTCTCGACAAGACCCCAGCGCTCAATTCGAGGCCCTCAAGGCTGCCAACCCATACGGCTTCGACATCGTTGTCGAGGCCACTGGCAGCGTTAAGATTCTAGAGGATGCCATCAACTACGTCCGACGCGGCGGCAAGCTGGTCGTCTACGGTGTCTACGCCAACAAGGATAGAGTCACGTGGCCCCCATCCAAGATCT TCGGCGACGAAATCACCATCCTCGGTAGCTTCAGCGAGACATATAAGTTTCCCGCCGCCATCGACTACCTCGACTCCGGCAAGGTCAGAGTTGGAGGAATCGTTAATAAGGTCTTCAAGATTGAGCAATGGGCTGAGTGCTTGGAGTCGATGAGAAACAAGTCCGCCATCAAGGCTGCTATCACCTTCGACTAA
- a CDS encoding uncharacterized protein (EggNog:ENOG410PJ27~COG:Z~BUSCO:12117at33183) yields MVKPLTFKGDKKTKKRKRHDDDPSNPHSRGSQNTSSAIAEATEDHDEQSWVAADVPLDISGPVMFVLPSTPPTCIACDVNGKVFASEIENTVDGDPRTAEPHDVRQVWVATKVAGSDGINFKGHHGRYLSCDKYGLLSATSPAVSAFESFVPVSSPDSPGMFSFQICGGDMEAFLAIKEGKTSSSTVEIRGDADSVSFDTTFRIRMQARFKPKLKASKESKALEKISRKELEAAVGRKLEEHEVKRLRRARREGNYHEEILDVRVKGKHDKFAS; encoded by the exons ATGGTCAAACCCCTCACATTCAAAGGCGACAAGAAGACCAAAAAGCGAAAGCGACACGATGACGACCCGTCTAATCCCCACAGTCGAGGCTCCCAAAACACCAGCTCCGCCATCGCCGAAGCCACCGAGGACCACGATGAACAGAGTTGGGTAGCGGCAGATGTACCACTCGATATCTCGGGCCCAGTTATGTTTGTTTTACCATCTACTCCGCCGACGTGTATTGCATGTGATGTCAATGGCAAGGTGTTTGCTAGCGAGATTGAGAATACGGTGGATGGAGACCCCAGGACGGCTGAACCACACGATGTGAGACAGGTCTGGGTTGCGACGAAGGTGGCAGGCTCGGATGGAATCAACTTCAAAGGTCACCATGGCAG ATACCTCAGTTGCGATAAATACGGTCTCTTAAGCGCTACATCACCTGCGGTATCTGCATTTGAATCGTTTGTCCCAGTTTCTTCCCCGGATTCTCCCGGGATGTTTTCATTCCAGATCTGTGGCGGCGACATGGAAGCTTTTCTCGCCATCAAGGAAGGTAAAACCTCCTCGAGCACCGTTGAAATCCGTGGCGACGCCGATAGCGTTTCATTCGATACGACCTTCCGCATCCGTATGCAGGCGCGCTTCAAACCAAAACTAAAAGCGTCGAAGGAGAGCAAGGCGCTGGAGAAAATCAGCCGAAAGGAGCTAGAAGCGGCGGTGGGGAGGAAACTGGAAGAGCATGAGGTGAAACGGTTGAGAAGAGCGAGAAGAGAAGGAAACTACCATGAAGAAATCCTGGATGTGAGAGTCAAGGGGAAGCATGATAAATTTGCATCGTGA
- a CDS encoding uncharacterized protein (EggNog:ENOG410PM1V~COG:O~TransMembrane:1 (o226-251i)~BUSCO:8065at33183) — protein sequence MHAAPIFLRLTRLDTHGAKALVIAKDTCSEHLRGLSSTDGFELNVGFNIQTLSDRHAWNDDGIVALLYVPELAPDDPCNRESKIAGGIPSNVTRFSDLPQYKCVYVAVAPWVSAPCSESFLSQAGQDGVAAMLFYRPDQTMSKPPPVEDRGWGLDDAEWASKQEFPVYAVPGAFGSSLMNELARYSGNISDAPHGDRLSRLYSSNATARVYGLIALENKRDTLPGLWVFLLVVLAALVVVVAGSSIVMKIIQHRRRVSLRERITSGDVDLEMLGIKRLKVPQHVLDKLPLYTYDKDGHPPAPDPAAPDPAVVSTEPREEPTNPKNSATLAVPESTEPIPPVSPATYERQKSTFSQTTCPICLDDYVSGESIIRELPCQHIFHPECIDAFLLQNSSLCPVCKKTVFPPGYCPEMVTDAMVRQERYARRSRQQRSGQGTMLVNLGPLSRTRSRRRFIHGSLAGQLGSLQSADVRTDRANDVEASPPPQTPAATTGLGRREEMRRRAVAMLGNHRMAEDEERERDAARPKWLKIFHTVFPALR from the exons ATGCACGCCGCGCCCATTTTTCTCCGACTGACTCGCCTCGATACTCATGG GGCAAAAGCTCTGGTGATAGCGAAGGACACATGCTCTGAACATCTCCGGGGCCTGAGT AGCACCGATGGATTTGAACTCAATGTTGGATTCAATATACAGACGCTCTCAGATAGGCATGCGTGGAATGATGACGGCATTGTTGCACTTCTCTATGTACCCGAACTGGCCCCAGATGATCCCTGCAATCGCGAAAGCAAAATCGCGGGAGGCATCCCTTCAAATGTTACGCGTTTTAGTGATCTCCCTCAGTACAAATGCGTCTATGTCGCGGTTGCCCCTTGGGTGTCTGCTCCCTGCTCGGAGTCCTTCCTCTCCCAAGCAGGTCAAGATGGAGTTGCAGCGATGCTTTTTTACCGTCCTGACCAAACAATGTCGAAACCGCCACCTGTGGAAGATCGCGGTTGGGGTCTAGATGACGCCGAATGGGCGTCTAAGCAAGAGTTCCCTGTGTATGCTGTACCAGGGGCATTTGGGTCCAGTTTAATGAACGAGCTAGCACGGTATTCTGGCAACATAAGCGATGCTCCACATGGTGACCGGCTGTCAAGGCTTTATAGTTCGAATGCAACAGCTAGGGTTTACGGTTTAATTGCTCTAG aaaataagagagACACGCTTCCAGGTCTATGGGTCTTCCTTCTCGTGGTTCTTGCAGCTTTGGTCGTCGTTGTTGCAGGGTCATCTATCGTCATGAAGATCATTCAGCACCGCCGACGCGTTTCGCTACGAGAAAGAATTACATCCGGAGATGTGGATCTAGAAATGCTTGGGATCAAAAGGCTCAAAGTCCCACAACATGTTCTTGACAAATTGCCTCTCTATACCTATGACAAAGATGGCCACCCACCCGCACCAGATCCCGCGGCCCCGGATCCAGCTGTCGTGTCTACAGAACCCAGAGAAGAACCCACTAATCCGAAAAATTCAGCCACATTAGCTGTGCCAGAAAGTACTGAACCAATTCCACCTGTCAGTCCTGCAACTTACGAACGTCAGAAGTCGACTTTTTCCCAAACAACTTGTCCTATCTGCCTTGATGACTACGTTTCAGGAGAATCCATTATAAGAGAGCTTCCGTGTCAACATATTTTTCACCCGGAATGTATCGATGCTTTCCTCCTGCAAAACAGTAGCTTGTGTCCTGTATGCAAAAAGACAGTGTTTCCTCCGGGTTATTGCCCCGAGATGGTTACGGATGCTATGGTTCGCCAGGAGCGTTATGCTAGAAGATCACGTCAGCAAAGATCCGGCCAAGGCACGATGCTGGTTAATCTCGGGCCGTTGAGCCGTACGCGGTCCAGGCGTCGTTTTATCCACGGCAGTCTTGCGGGCCAGTTAGGGTCCTTACAATCTGCTGACGTTCGGACTGATAGAGCGAATGATGTAGAAGCCTCTCCGCCACCTCAAACTCCCGCCGCAACCACCGGACTCGGTCGTCGAGAGGAAATGCGAAGAAGAGCTGTGGCGATGTTAGGAAATCACCGTATGgctgaagatgaagaaaggGAGCGAGATGCAGCAAGACCAAAAT GGCTTAAAATCTTCCATACTGTATTTCCCGCATTACGATAA